A portion of the Mesoplasma entomophilum genome contains these proteins:
- the dusB gene encoding tRNA dihydrouridine synthase DusB: MKIGNVEIKGKLVQGPMAGVSNPPFRLISKEKGANLVCAEMVSVEGMTHNNKKTFSMLAVEKQEHPMSMQIFGNDVESFILATKWIDENVDCDIIDLNIGCPAPKVAVRSASGSSLLKTPELIYDIVKAVVENTSKPVTAKIRLGWDKESVNAVEVSKLIEKAGASAITVHGRTRSEFYSGHADWEKIKEVKEAVNIPVIGNGDVIDGPSAKAMLDLTGCDAVMISRGCQGNPWIFREIAHYLETGEELAKPSFEEWKETVLKHAKMLIDYKQDEGSAIREFRKHLTWYFAVLPKTEILNQLKEEANKINTFSDLEDIIEKYKEV, translated from the coding sequence ATGAAAATAGGAAATGTTGAAATAAAAGGAAAATTAGTTCAGGGACCAATGGCAGGTGTTTCAAATCCGCCATTTCGACTAATATCAAAAGAAAAAGGCGCAAATTTAGTATGTGCTGAAATGGTTTCTGTTGAAGGGATGACTCACAACAATAAAAAAACTTTTAGTATGTTAGCTGTTGAAAAGCAAGAACACCCAATGAGTATGCAAATTTTTGGAAATGATGTTGAATCTTTTATTCTTGCAACTAAGTGAATTGATGAAAATGTTGATTGTGACATTATTGATTTAAATATTGGTTGTCCAGCACCAAAAGTGGCTGTTAGATCAGCTAGTGGTTCAAGTTTATTAAAAACTCCTGAATTAATTTATGATATTGTTAAAGCGGTTGTTGAAAATACATCAAAACCAGTTACAGCAAAAATTAGATTGGGTTGAGACAAAGAAAGTGTAAATGCTGTTGAAGTGTCAAAGTTAATTGAAAAAGCTGGTGCTAGTGCAATAACAGTTCATGGAAGAACTAGAAGTGAGTTTTATTCAGGTCACGCAGATTGAGAAAAAATTAAAGAGGTTAAAGAAGCTGTTAATATCCCAGTTATTGGTAATGGAGATGTTATTGATGGTCCGAGTGCAAAAGCAATGCTAGACTTAACTGGTTGTGATGCAGTTATGATTTCAAGAGGTTGTCAAGGTAATCCTTGAATATTCAGAGAAATAGCTCATTATTTAGAAACTGGTGAAGAATTAGCTAAGCCAAGTTTTGAAGAATGAAAAGAAACAGTATTGAAGCATGCTAAAATGTTAATAGATTATAAGCAAGACGAAGGTAGTGCAATTAGAGAATTCAGAAAACATTTAACTTGATATTTTGCAGTATTGCCAAAAACAGAAATTTTAAATCAGTTAAAAGAAGAAGCAAATAAAATTAACACATTTAGTGATTTAGAAGATATCATAGAAAAGTATAAAGAGGTATAA
- a CDS encoding carbohydrate ABC transporter permease, translated as MKNKNNLNVNSVEVVSIDFDPNIIEVENKSKRTIQKEKYENDLLNIEIKRNEKEQKIIITRSWFKRLWMNLMLSCFLKVSIKKVKINHFFYLRHVKRVKNKTLKMSGDVWYKRIWTNVSGYTFLFIMLIVMLFPFYWMIITSFKDYSEIDSGVKETLWPKHWTLTAYKDMFTYLDSNNQTKSIPFYRFFTNSLFIALMSTGFSLIVSVIAGFAIYNWRTKFNYVFMIIMFSIMMVPGEALILGRYWIAVKMQWKNNLLALVVPFIGNVFTIYLMSNAFYGLNRDLKRAAKIDGLSSFQYFVKIALPAVSATILTSFIISFIESWNSVLWPITIMDQDSNWRTIPMMLYALMNLTGDVNPEIFKAQDPINVKMAASIMAILPMIIVFIVFNKWIINGLTKRDVGGSSKG; from the coding sequence ATGAAAAATAAAAATAACTTAAATGTAAATTCTGTTGAAGTAGTATCTATTGATTTCGACCCTAATATCATTGAAGTAGAAAATAAATCAAAAAGAACTATTCAAAAAGAAAAATATGAAAATGACTTATTAAATATTGAAATAAAGCGAAATGAAAAAGAGCAAAAAATTATCATAACAAGATCTTGATTTAAAAGGCTTTGAATGAATTTAATGCTTTCTTGCTTTTTGAAAGTTTCAATTAAAAAAGTTAAAATAAATCACTTCTTTTATTTAAGACATGTAAAAAGAGTAAAAAATAAAACTTTAAAAATGTCTGGTGATGTTTGGTATAAGAGAATTTGAACAAATGTTTCAGGGTATACATTCTTATTTATTATGTTAATAGTTATGCTATTCCCATTTTATTGAATGATAATCACATCATTTAAAGATTATTCAGAAATAGATTCAGGAGTTAAAGAAACTCTATGACCAAAGCACTGAACACTTACAGCTTATAAAGATATGTTTACTTACTTGGATTCAAACAATCAAACAAAGTCAATTCCTTTTTACAGATTCTTTACTAACTCATTGTTTATTGCATTAATGTCTACGGGTTTCTCATTAATAGTTTCTGTCATTGCTGGATTTGCTATCTATAACTGAAGAACAAAATTTAATTATGTATTTATGATTATTATGTTTTCAATTATGATGGTTCCTGGAGAAGCTTTAATATTGGGAAGATATTGAATTGCAGTTAAAATGCAATGGAAAAATAACTTGCTAGCTTTAGTTGTTCCGTTCATTGGGAATGTATTCACAATTTATTTAATGAGTAATGCTTTTTACGGGTTAAACAGAGATTTAAAAAGAGCAGCCAAAATTGATGGATTATCAAGTTTCCAATATTTCGTAAAAATTGCTTTACCAGCAGTTAGTGCAACAATTTTAACTTCATTCATTATTTCATTCATTGAATCATGAAACTCAGTTTTATGACCGATAACAATTATGGATCAAGACTCAAATTGAAGAACTATTCCAATGATGTTGTATGCTTTAATGAACTTAACTGGTGATGTTAATCCAGAGATATTTAAAGCTCAAGATCCAATTAACGTTAAAATGGCAGCTTCAATCATGGCAATTTTACCAATGATTATTGTGTTTATTGTTTTCAATAAATGAATTATTAACGGACTTACAAAGCGTGATGTTGGTGGATCTTCAAAAGGATAA
- the lysS gene encoding lysine--tRNA ligase: MSERKFSEQELVRRAKLEKLIENNTNPYEVSKYVRTHSLKQLIDLYKGYEKDELTTLEQPEISIAGRIKLYREAGNKAAFLNIEDQDSDIQVYVRQDEIGEAAFSNFRELDLGDIVGFKGIMMKTNHGELSLRAKEYTLLSKALRPLPDKHAGIQDIEEKYRRRYVDLITNPESKRVFQARTKIIRTMQQILDERGYMEVETPILHSVKGGAAAKPFITHYNALDVDVYLRIATELHLKRLIVGGFDGVYEIGRIFRNEGMSTRHNPEFTSLELYVAYEDMFFLMDLTEEVFRKCNAVVNESSVIEYGGHKLDLSKPFKRLHMVDGIKQVTGVDFWKEMTVEEALELAKKHNVHVEKHNYTVGHIINLFYEEFVEATIIEPTFVYGHPKEISPLSKSNAEDSRFTDRFELFIVGREYANAFSELNDPIDQYERFNEQIKEAAAGNDEATEMDIDFIEALEHAMPPTAGIGFGIDRLVMLLTNSESIKDVLLFPQLKPRD; this comes from the coding sequence ATGTCAGAAAGAAAATTTAGTGAACAAGAATTAGTTCGTAGAGCTAAACTTGAAAAATTAATTGAAAATAATACTAACCCTTATGAAGTAAGTAAGTATGTGAGAACGCATTCATTAAAACAATTAATTGATTTATACAAAGGTTATGAAAAAGATGAGTTAACAACTTTAGAACAACCAGAAATCAGTATTGCAGGAAGAATTAAACTTTATCGTGAGGCTGGTAACAAAGCAGCATTCTTAAATATTGAAGATCAAGATTCAGATATTCAAGTTTATGTAAGGCAAGACGAAATTGGCGAAGCAGCATTTTCTAACTTCAGAGAACTAGATCTTGGAGATATTGTTGGGTTTAAAGGAATCATGATGAAAACAAACCATGGTGAACTTTCATTAAGAGCAAAAGAATATACTTTATTATCAAAAGCTTTAAGACCTTTACCAGATAAACACGCTGGTATTCAAGACATTGAAGAAAAATACAGAAGAAGATATGTTGATTTAATTACAAATCCAGAATCAAAAAGAGTATTCCAAGCAAGAACCAAAATTATTAGAACTATGCAACAAATTCTTGATGAACGTGGATACATGGAAGTTGAAACTCCTATTTTACATAGTGTAAAAGGTGGGGCAGCCGCTAAACCATTTATTACACATTACAACGCGCTTGATGTTGATGTATATTTAAGAATAGCAACTGAACTTCATTTAAAAAGATTAATTGTAGGTGGATTTGATGGTGTTTATGAAATAGGAAGAATATTCAGAAATGAAGGAATGAGCACAAGACACAATCCAGAATTTACATCTTTAGAATTATATGTTGCCTATGAAGATATGTTCTTCTTAATGGACTTAACTGAAGAAGTGTTCAGAAAATGTAATGCTGTTGTTAACGAATCATCAGTTATAGAATATGGCGGGCATAAATTGGATTTATCAAAACCATTTAAACGCTTACATATGGTTGATGGAATTAAGCAAGTGACAGGAGTAGATTTCTGAAAAGAAATGACTGTTGAAGAAGCTTTAGAATTAGCTAAAAAACATAATGTGCATGTTGAAAAACACAATTATACAGTTGGGCATATTATTAATCTATTCTATGAAGAATTTGTTGAGGCTACAATTATTGAACCAACTTTTGTTTATGGACATCCAAAAGAAATATCACCTTTATCTAAATCAAATGCTGAAGATTCAAGATTTACTGATCGTTTTGAGTTGTTTATTGTCGGAAGAGAATATGCAAATGCATTTAGTGAATTAAATGATCCAATTGATCAATATGAAAGATTTAATGAACAAATTAAAGAAGCTGCAGCAGGAAATGATGAAGCAACTGAAATGGACATTGACTTTATTGAAGCGTTGGAACATGCAATGCCACCAACTGCAGGTATTGGATTTGGAATCGATAGACTTGTAATGTTATTAACAAATTCTGAATCAATTAAAGATGTATTATTATTCCCACAGTTAAAACCAAGAGATTAA
- a CDS encoding DUF1904 family protein, which yields MPILKFNGTTEEQIKEYSKKINELVDLITAKPETILMMNNNRNIYAAENTNKRVYVEVDWLARPEEARIALVKHLTDFFGGDGITVSVKFAEINKNLYVNNNRMG from the coding sequence ATGCCAATCTTAAAATTTAATGGAACAACTGAAGAGCAAATAAAAGAGTACTCAAAAAAAATAAATGAGCTTGTTGATTTGATTACTGCAAAACCAGAAACAATTCTAATGATGAACAACAATAGAAATATTTATGCTGCCGAAAATACAAATAAAAGAGTTTATGTAGAAGTTGATTGATTAGCAAGACCAGAAGAAGCTAGAATAGCATTAGTTAAGCACTTAACTGATTTTTTTGGTGGAGATGGAATAACAGTTTCTGTTAAGTTTGCAGAAATTAATAAAAATTTATATGTAAACAATAATAGAATGGGTTAA
- a CDS encoding MurR/RpiR family transcriptional regulator → MENFYEKLEYLSKGYVDSAYKNMSVSLLASIRNGNFKKSKELAKECFVSESTVTKFSKYLGFSGYREMIFILKEDHDSFFAKKISKKNKNFSSLIEWISLQDKFIDQLCKAIKVKNVQVNIFCSYQLEESVSLLNKLLLSFDIDSKILYQNVLFANTKISKPSVNIIFFSGRDNETLEIFLKEINKNKKQIKNFLVISEKQKNKVKFECEQIQFSQDHSFINRNLSVMMMCHEIANKLVL, encoded by the coding sequence ATGGAAAATTTTTACGAAAAATTAGAGTATTTATCAAAGGGTTATGTTGATTCAGCTTATAAAAATATGTCAGTAAGCTTATTAGCATCAATTAGAAATGGAAATTTTAAAAAATCAAAGGAATTAGCTAAAGAATGTTTTGTGAGTGAATCGACTGTCACAAAGTTTAGTAAATACTTGGGGTTTTCTGGATATAGAGAAATGATATTCATTTTAAAAGAAGATCATGATTCTTTTTTTGCAAAAAAGATATCTAAAAAAAATAAGAATTTTTCTAGCTTAATAGAATGGATATCATTGCAGGATAAATTTATTGATCAGTTATGCAAAGCAATTAAAGTAAAGAATGTACAAGTTAATATTTTTTGCTCTTATCAGCTTGAAGAGTCTGTTAGCTTATTGAATAAATTACTACTGTCATTTGACATAGACTCTAAAATACTTTATCAAAATGTTTTGTTTGCTAACACAAAAATTTCAAAGCCATCTGTTAACATTATTTTTTTCTCTGGAAGAGATAATGAAACTTTGGAAATATTTTTGAAAGAAATAAATAAAAATAAAAAACAAATTAAAAACTTTTTAGTTATTAGTGAAAAACAAAAAAATAAAGTTAAATTTGAATGTGAACAAATACAATTTAGTCAGGATCATTCTTTCATTAATAGAAATTTGTCTGTTATGATGATGTGCCATGAAATAGCAAATAAATTGGTATTATAA
- a CDS encoding glycoside hydrolase family 1 protein, with product MKFEKKDFLWGGATSASQVEGAFDAEGKSLTIAEMRPFNPNLDRKSVDELNKYTRSDYEKSIDNKDNLHYPKRIGIDFYHRYKEDIALFKEAGMNIYRMSIAWSRIFPNGDEAEPNAAGIKFYKDVFEECKKNGMEVMLTIQHYDVPYPITKKYGGWSNKKVIDLYIKFATVIMKEYKDLVKYWLPFNEINVATLAPTTGLGIFREDFNSEEDYVNASWQGLHNQFYAQAKVIEIAKTISSNIKMGCMVANMTTYSSDCNPVNIWENLATQQMQRYFYYDVMVKGDYPSYSKRYFKENNIKFETTSEEMEVIKNNNIQYITFSYYMTSTISKELKDAAGGNLMLGGKNPFLKATEWGWQIDPIGLRITLNELWDRYQLPLFISENGIGVIEKLNENNTVEDDYRIEYLSKHFEQMNEAIKDGVDVFGYTMWTPIDVVSLSTNEMSKRYGLIFVDYDDYHKGTGNRFKKKSFDWFKNFMKTKEL from the coding sequence ATGAAATTTGAAAAAAAAGATTTTTTATGAGGAGGTGCAACTTCAGCTTCTCAAGTTGAAGGAGCATTTGATGCGGAAGGTAAATCATTAACAATTGCAGAAATGAGACCGTTCAATCCAAACCTAGATAGAAAAAGCGTAGATGAATTAAATAAATATACAAGATCTGATTATGAAAAATCAATTGATAATAAAGATAACTTACATTACCCAAAAAGAATAGGTATTGACTTTTATCACAGATATAAAGAAGATATAGCTTTATTCAAAGAAGCAGGAATGAACATTTATAGAATGTCAATTGCTTGATCAAGAATTTTCCCTAATGGTGATGAAGCAGAACCAAATGCTGCGGGTATTAAATTTTATAAAGATGTTTTTGAAGAATGCAAAAAAAATGGAATGGAAGTAATGTTAACTATTCAACATTACGATGTTCCATACCCAATAACAAAAAAATATGGTGGTTGATCAAACAAAAAAGTTATTGATTTGTATATCAAATTTGCAACAGTTATTATGAAAGAATACAAAGACTTAGTTAAATATTGATTACCATTTAATGAAATAAATGTAGCTACATTAGCTCCAACAACAGGTTTAGGTATTTTTAGAGAAGACTTTAATAGTGAAGAAGACTATGTAAATGCATCATGACAAGGATTACATAATCAATTTTACGCACAAGCAAAAGTTATTGAAATAGCTAAAACAATTTCAAGCAATATTAAAATGGGGTGTATGGTTGCTAACATGACAACATACTCATCAGACTGTAACCCTGTAAATATTTGAGAAAATTTAGCAACTCAACAAATGCAAAGATACTTCTACTATGATGTAATGGTAAAAGGAGATTATCCATCATATTCAAAAAGATATTTCAAAGAAAATAATATTAAATTTGAAACAACCTCTGAAGAAATGGAAGTAATTAAAAATAATAATATTCAATATATTACATTTAGTTACTACATGACATCAACAATTTCAAAAGAATTAAAAGATGCAGCAGGTGGTAATTTAATGTTGGGTGGAAAAAATCCATTCTTAAAAGCAACTGAATGAGGATGACAAATTGATCCTATTGGTTTAAGAATAACATTAAATGAATTATGAGATAGATACCAACTACCTTTATTTATTTCAGAAAATGGAATAGGTGTAATTGAAAAATTAAATGAAAATAACACAGTTGAAGATGATTACAGAATTGAATACTTATCAAAACATTTTGAGCAAATGAATGAAGCTATTAAAGATGGAGTAGATGTATTTGGTTACACAATGTGAACTCCAATTGATGTTGTCAGTTTATCAACAAATGAGATGTCAAAAAGATATGGTCTAATATTTGTTGATTATGATGATTATCATAAAGGAACAGGAAATAGATTTAAAAAGAAATCATTTGATTGATTCAAAAATTTTATGAAAACTAAAGAATTATAA
- a CDS encoding glucosamine-6-phosphate deaminase: protein MKILKEKDYESMTNKTIEVFIDVLEKNKHKERINVSVTGGNSPKLFYAKIISILNQLTYLDKIHFYNFDEVPFRNDLSTGITSKDLEELLFSKAKIKQENIHRLNVLNYKEHMDKLYKDGGLDLVLLGIGIDGHFCGNMSGVTKFGDKTRLINNSDLEGNISVPKLDMKLFHDQFVTMGPRDIMAARNIIMIANGKGKAEVIDQIINGPIIEKVPSTILTLHPFFTLILDEEANSIANA, encoded by the coding sequence ATGAAAATACTAAAAGAAAAAGATTACGAAAGCATGACCAATAAAACAATTGAAGTTTTTATAGACGTACTTGAAAAAAATAAGCATAAAGAACGAATAAATGTTTCTGTTACTGGGGGTAATAGTCCAAAGCTGTTCTATGCAAAAATAATAAGCATTTTAAATCAGCTTACATATTTAGACAAAATACATTTCTATAACTTTGACGAAGTACCTTTCAGAAATGATCTTTCAACAGGTATTACAAGTAAAGATTTGGAAGAACTGCTTTTCAGTAAAGCAAAAATCAAGCAAGAAAATATTCATAGATTAAATGTTCTAAATTATAAAGAACATATGGATAAATTATATAAAGATGGTGGTCTAGACTTAGTTCTTTTAGGAATTGGGATTGATGGTCATTTTTGTGGAAACATGTCTGGTGTTACAAAATTTGGCGACAAAACAAGACTTATAAATAACTCTGATTTAGAAGGCAATATAAGTGTTCCAAAATTGGATATGAAATTATTTCATGATCAGTTCGTAACAATGGGCCCTAGAGATATTATGGCTGCTAGAAATATAATTATGATTGCAAACGGAAAAGGAAAAGCTGAGGTTATTGATCAAATTATTAATGGTCCAATTATTGAAAAAGTTCCTTCAACAATTTTAACACTGCATCCATTCTTTACTCTTATTCTAGACGAAGAAGCAAACAGCATTGCAAATGCATAA
- a CDS encoding glucose PTS transporter subunit IIA has product MEIKIYAPVNCEVKSMQKCSDPTFAEKMLGDGIVIEPKNNVFASPFENAICTMIFETKHAYGFEVQGCEFLIHCGIDTVNLNGKPFKTNLQQNMPVKLGDQIFSVDLKSVRENNLSTETPIIFTSADKKLKIKNFEEGTYKKGELICVFEVTSDKKEKAKIDNENEDVIKFESKYTKTAKEFIELVGGRQNFSEVYNCMTRLRFKIKNKDLVDSAQIEKNSIVKGINWNGSELQVIIGGECYKVKDEILKLDNIQVETASEGTEEVAYSTLSQKIFAAIAGIMAPNIPILMSAGIIAAIYSILNTIGVTVDLGSGDKTIEADMLSLILYVLSKTGILLIGVFFCYNTTKYFGGDPLYGMLIGLILASRFFMGTGAESNAITKPSEYEFGKFIMDAQFGSRGWYLFSISNYPIVIKSYEGSVLPYLAAGIMAVYIDIWVKKWMPSAIDIVFRAAIVVVLTVVPVLFVIGPALSLVEFGMTYVVKGLGYIPLGIGVGLFAMVWQPLVLTGVHVGVYMTLLIPLMTQQEPSIFLPAATIAVFGQVGACLGVAMLTKNPMERRVALGAIPGGIFGITEPIIYSTNLPKLKPFLVGCIAAFVGGTISGIIGIAQLNPGAAQGFLYILGVDGLTNQLLLALIFVITAAVALGLMLLTYSQKLNELKYSQKLNKKIDSILKNTKLSEKNKKEINEKLLAITEMFKENKEAYSKYEKYIQSISKFEASLISLEEKEEKHKTKLFNKVNKLKKAKKQNADLIKKAVAEFNSYSLEQEKQKITDERENYVKENAELVLIYEKAKKQNELTIQKYIDYIQKQETVSELANYSKLYSNALNSVEIGYGLQDKVVYKMPKEFKTKLKNKEV; this is encoded by the coding sequence ATGGAAATAAAAATATATGCTCCCGTAAATTGTGAAGTTAAATCTATGCAAAAATGCAGTGATCCAACTTTTGCAGAAAAAATGTTAGGTGACGGAATCGTTATTGAACCCAAGAATAATGTTTTCGCATCTCCATTTGAAAATGCAATATGTACAATGATTTTCGAGACAAAACATGCATATGGTTTTGAAGTTCAAGGTTGTGAGTTTTTAATTCACTGTGGAATAGACACTGTTAATTTAAATGGAAAACCGTTCAAAACTAATTTACAACAAAATATGCCTGTAAAGTTAGGTGATCAAATTTTTTCAGTTGATTTAAAATCAGTTAGAGAAAATAACCTTTCAACAGAGACACCTATAATTTTTACAAGTGCAGATAAAAAATTAAAAATTAAAAACTTTGAAGAGGGAACTTATAAAAAAGGCGAATTGATTTGTGTTTTTGAGGTAACATCTGACAAAAAGGAAAAAGCTAAAATCGATAATGAAAATGAAGACGTTATTAAGTTTGAAAGTAAATATACAAAAACAGCCAAAGAGTTCATTGAACTAGTTGGTGGTAGACAAAACTTCTCTGAAGTTTATAACTGCATGACAAGACTTAGATTCAAAATTAAAAATAAGGACCTTGTTGATTCAGCTCAAATAGAAAAAAATTCTATTGTAAAAGGAATCAACTGAAATGGCTCAGAATTACAAGTTATTATCGGTGGTGAATGTTACAAAGTTAAAGACGAAATTTTAAAACTTGATAATATTCAAGTTGAAACAGCATCAGAAGGTACTGAAGAAGTTGCATATTCAACTTTGTCACAAAAAATATTTGCCGCTATTGCGGGTATTATGGCACCCAATATTCCTATATTGATGAGTGCAGGTATAATAGCTGCAATTTATTCAATATTGAATACTATTGGTGTAACAGTAGATCTGGGCAGTGGAGATAAAACAATTGAAGCAGATATGCTGTCATTAATATTATATGTATTATCTAAAACAGGTATTTTACTAATTGGTGTGTTCTTTTGTTATAACACAACAAAATACTTTGGTGGTGACCCATTATATGGTATGTTAATAGGTCTAATATTGGCATCTAGATTTTTTATGGGAACAGGTGCTGAATCAAATGCTATAACTAAACCATCAGAATATGAGTTTGGTAAATTTATAATGGATGCACAATTCGGTTCTAGAGGATGATACTTATTCTCAATTTCAAATTATCCAATTGTCATTAAATCTTATGAAGGTAGTGTTCTACCTTATCTAGCAGCAGGTATAATGGCTGTTTATATTGACATTTGAGTAAAAAAATGAATGCCATCAGCAATTGATATTGTATTTAGAGCAGCAATAGTTGTTGTTCTAACAGTAGTTCCAGTTTTATTTGTAATTGGACCTGCCTTATCATTAGTCGAATTTGGTATGACATATGTTGTTAAAGGGTTAGGATACATTCCACTTGGAATAGGTGTAGGCTTATTTGCGATGGTCTGACAACCACTTGTTTTAACAGGAGTGCACGTAGGAGTTTACATGACATTATTAATTCCGTTAATGACTCAACAAGAACCAAGCATATTTTTACCTGCTGCAACTATTGCCGTATTTGGTCAAGTAGGAGCCTGTTTAGGAGTTGCAATGCTAACTAAAAATCCGATGGAAAGAAGAGTGGCATTAGGAGCTATACCAGGAGGGATATTTGGTATTACAGAACCCATTATTTACTCAACTAATTTACCGAAGTTGAAACCCTTCTTAGTAGGTTGTATTGCTGCCTTTGTGGGTGGAACAATTTCAGGTATTATTGGTATTGCTCAACTTAATCCAGGTGCAGCACAAGGTTTCTTATATATTCTTGGTGTTGATGGATTGACAAACCAATTATTGCTTGCACTAATCTTTGTTATAACAGCTGCAGTTGCTTTAGGACTTATGCTCTTGACATACTCACAAAAATTAAATGAATTAAAATACTCACAAAAATTAAATAAAAAAATTGATTCAATTTTGAAAAATACAAAATTATCAGAAAAAAATAAAAAAGAAATAAATGAAAAACTTTTAGCAATTACAGAAATGTTTAAAGAAAACAAAGAAGCATATTCAAAATATGAAAAATACATTCAAAGTATTTCAAAATTTGAAGCTTCATTAATATCACTAGAAGAAAAAGAAGAAAAACATAAAACTAAATTATTTAATAAAGTCAATAAATTAAAAAAAGCTAAAAAACAAAATGCAGATCTAATTAAAAAAGCAGTTGCTGAATTTAATTCTTATAGTTTAGAACAAGAAAAACAAAAAATAACTGACGAAAGAGAAAATTACGTTAAAGAAAATGCTGAATTAGTTTTAATTTATGAAAAAGCTAAAAAACAAAATGAATTAACTATTCAAAAATATATTGATTATATTCAAAAACAAGAAACAGTTTCTGAATTGGCTAATTATTCAAAGCTTTATTCAAATGCCTTAAACAGTGTTGAAATTGGATATGGTTTACAAGATAAAGTTGTTTATAAAATGCCAAAAGAATTTAAAACAAAATTGAAAAATAAAGAGGTGTAA